From Nicotiana tabacum cultivar K326 chromosome 22, ASM71507v2, whole genome shotgun sequence, one genomic window encodes:
- the LOC107799484 gene encoding transcription initiation factor TFIID subunit 8-like: MNDGGGENVEDSGKKNNSGVNAFSQAIARIAIAQICESVGFQGFQHSALDALSDVAVRYVREVGKTADLYANLAGRSQGNVFDVIQGLEDLGSVQGFSGASDVNRCLFSSGTIRELIRHVNEAEENPFAYSIPGFPVVKDVKRNPSFVQAGESPPEHVPSWLPVFPDSESYSNLNSAEKKDSDCRNSKVEIVEELRNADKPLVPRSGLGDSVAISQENPSKAKRVIQCNPFLAPPLHFGEKEVSQVSVPVRLSDEASVQPQNHAAMENQACMLETFAPANEAVKTAPVDLEDGGNKILLNTKSPVQFRLRRSGKPLGKAVGLLDKDHEDFASPLCAENGKDDKKRRAEQILKESESDMQDLPHL; this comes from the coding sequence ATGAACGATGGAGGCGGGGAGAATGTGGAAGACAGTGGCAAAAAGAATAATTCAGGGGTCAATGCATTTTCCCAGGCTATTGCTAGAATTGCCATTGCACAGATATGTGAGAGTGTAGGGTTTCAGGGTTTTCAGCATTCTGCATTGGATGCGCTCTCAGATGTGGCGGTCCGGTACGTTCGAGAAGTAGGGAAAACAGCTGATTTGTATGCGAATTTAGCTGGCAGGAGTCAGGGAAAtgtgtttgatgtgattcaagGGTTGGAAGATTTGGGTTCCGTCCAGGGTTTTTCTGGTGCTTCAGATGTCAATCGCTGCCTTTTTAGTTCCGGGACAATCAGAGAACTAATTAGACATGTTAATGAGGCTGAGGAGAACCCCTTTGCTTATTCTATTCCCGGTTTTCCAGTTGTCAAGGATGTGAAACGAAACCCTAGCTTTGTACAAGCTGGAGAAAGCCCCCCAGAGCACGTGCCTTCTTGGTTACCAGTGTTCCCAGACTCAGAAAGCTACTCAAATTTGAATTCAGCAGAGAAGAAAGACAGTGATTGTAGAAACAGTAAGGTTGAGATAGTTGAAGAGCTGAGAAATGCGGACAAGCCTTTGGTGCCAAGGAGTGGCTTAGGAGATTCTGTAGCTATTAGTCAGGAAAATCCTTCCAAGGCTAAAAGAGTAATCCAATGTAATCCGTTTCTTGCCCCACCTCTGCACTTCGGGGAGAAGGAAGTGTCTCAAGTTTCTGTTCCTGTTAGACTTTCCGATGAGGCCTCAGTTCAGCCTCAAAATCATGCAGCAATGGAGAACCAAGCTTGTATGTTAGAGACATTTGCACCAGCCAATGAAGCAGTCAAGACTGCACCAGTGGACCTTGAAGATGGCGGGAATAAGATTCTATTAAACACCAAATCCCCTGTACAATTTAGATTGAGAAGGAGCGGAAAACCATTAGGTAAGGCAGTTGGTCTTCTGGATAAGGACCATGAGGACTTTGCATCTCCTCTTTGTGCTGAAAATGGAAAAGATGATAAGAAGAGGAGGGCGGAGCAGATTCTTAAAGAATCTGAATCCGATATGCAGGATTTGCCTCACTTGTAA